One genomic window of Gossypium hirsutum isolate 1008001.06 chromosome D11, Gossypium_hirsutum_v2.1, whole genome shotgun sequence includes the following:
- the LOC107912431 gene encoding transcription factor BHLH42 produces the protein MAVPPSNRLRNMLQAAVQSVQWTYSLFWQICPQQGILVWSDGYYNGAIKTRKTLQPMEVSAEEAALQRSQQLRELYDSLSAGESNQTVRRPSAALSPEDLTESEWFYLMCVSFSFPPGVGLPGKAYARRQHVWLTGASEVDSKIFSRAILAKSARIQTVLCIAVHDGVVELGTTEKLQEDLELVQHVKTFFTDDIIRNPKPALSEHSTSNPADYTRFHSPALPPTYAAANPNLDDNEEEEEEEEEEEEEEGPESDCAETDRNSCRMVRVAAEPSELMMQLEMSEDMRLGSPDDASNNLDTDIHMAGVSQAEKQRRAELCRRWEMVQEEEAANSGLESRYSGLLLMDGLAQENTHYSQTVSAILQGQPTRWADSLPTYSTESAFSKWTIRSDHHQLPVALEGASSQWLLKYILFSVPLLHSKYRDENSPKARDADAAARFRKGTPQEELSANHVLAERRRREKLNERFIILRSLVPFVTKMDKASILGDTIEYVKQLRKKIQELETRNKEIEAHNERPRSADSLQRSGVTVSERARSLGPEPGREKRKMRIVTGSRGEARPKKTQPETALEVSIIENDALLELQCEYREGLLVDIMRMLREQLRIEITTVQSSLNNGVLAAELRAKVKDNVNGKKVSITEVKWAINQMIPSF, from the exons ATGGCTGTGCCGCCTAGTAACAGGCTTCGGAATATGTTGCAGGCGGCGGTGCAATCAGTTCAATGGACCTACAGCCTTTTCTGGCAAATTTGTCCCCAACAAGG GATCTTAGTATGGTCAGACGGATACTACAATGGAGCAATCAAGACACGAAAGACACTGCAACCAATGGAGGTCAGTGCGGAAGAGGCGGCTTTGCAAAGGAGCCAACAACTTAGAGAGCTCTACGACTCATTATCCGCCGGAGAGTCGAACCAGACAGTCCGGCGACCATCTGCAGCGTTGTCACCGGAGGACTTAACCGAGTCCGAATGGTTCTATTTGATGTGCGTCTCCTTCTCTTTTCCTCCTGGAGTAGG GTTGCCTGGAAAGGCATATGCAAGGAGGCAGCATGTATGGCTTACTGGTGCAAGTGAGGTTGATAGTAAAATTTTCTCAAGAGCTATTCTTGCTAAG AGTGCTCGTATACAG ACTGTGCTTTGCATTGCTGTCCACGATGGTGTTGTTGAACTTGGCACTACGGAGAAG CTCCAAGAGGATCTAGAGTTAGTCCAACATGTCAAAACCTTCTTCACAGATGATATAATTCGTAACCCCAAACCGGCTCTCTCCGAACACTCCACTTCGAACCCCGCCGATTACACTCGCTTCCACTCTCCTGCACTTCCTCCTACGTACGCAGCTGCAAACCCTAACCTAGACgacaatgaagaagaagaagaagaagaagaagaagaagaagaagaagaaggaccTGAATCAGACTGTGCCGAAACGGATCGAAATAGCTGCCGAATGGTGAGAGTAGCAGCTGAGCCAAGCGAGTTAATGATGCAGTTGGAAATGTCGGAAGACATGAGGCTAGGGTCACCAGACGACGCATCAAATAACTTAGACACAGATATTCACATGGCAGGCGTAAGTCAAGCAGAGAAGCAGCGGCGAGCCGAGTTGTGTAGGAGGTGGGAAATGGTACAGGAGGAGGAGGCAGCAAACAGTGGGCTTGAGTCACGTTATTCAG GGCTACTGCTGATGGATGGACTAGCACAAGAAAACACCCACTATTCTCAGACCGTCTCCGCCATCCTCCAAGGCCAACCAACCCGTTGGGCCGACTCATTGCCAACCTACTCAACGGAATCAGCGTTTTCCAAGTGGACAATCCGTTCAGACCACCACCAGCTCCCAGTGGCCCTCGAAGGAGCGTCCTCCCAGTGGCTCCTCAAGTACATTCTATTTAGTGTTCCGCTCCTCCACAGCAAATACCGCGACGAGAACTCACCCAAGGCACGTGACGCCGATGCCGCCGCCAGGTTCCGCAAGGGGACCCCGCAGGAGGAGCTCAGCGCCAACCATGTACTAGCAGAGAGGAGGCGACGGGAAAAGCTCAACGAACGTTTCATCATATTAAGATCCTTGGTTCCATTCGTTACCAAAATGGATAAAGCTTCCATACTCGGGGACACCATCGAGTACGTCAAACAGTTACGTAAAAAGATACAAGAACTGGAAACTCGAAACAAGGAAATAGAAGCCCATAACGAACGGCCAAGATCAGCAGATTCGCTGCAGAGAAGTGGGGTAACGGTGTCGGAGAGGGCACGATCATTGGGTCCAGAACCAGGGCGGGAGAAAAGGAAGATGAGGATAGTGACAGGGAGTAGAGGTGAAGCTAGGCCAAAGAAGACGCAGCCCGAAACGGCGTTGGAGGTGTCGATAATAGAAAATGACGCGTTGTTGGAGTTGCAATGCGAGTATAGGGAAGGGTTGTTGGTTGATATAATGCGGATGCTGAGGGAACAGCTTCGAATTGAGATAACGACGGTtcagtcttctttgaataatggAGTGTTAGCAGCTGAGTTGAGAGCCAAG GTGAAGGATAATGTAAACGGAAAGAAAGTAAGCATAACGGAGGTGAAGTGGGCCATAAATCAAATGATACCTTCATTCTAA
- the LOC107912430 gene encoding general transcription and DNA repair factor IIH helicase subunit XPD isoform X1 codes for MKFQIEDVTVYFLYDYIYPEQYSYMIELKRALDAKGHCLLEMPTGTGKTIALLSLITSYSLSKPETSIKLIYCTRTVHEMEKTLAELKLLHNYQIKHLGPQARLLAIGLSSRKNLCVNPTVLAAENRDSVDAGCRKLTASWVRAMAAENPNVPTCQFFENYERAASAAVLPPGVYTLQDLRMFGKEKGWCPYFLARHMVQFANVVVYSYQYLLDPKVAGIISKEMQKESVVVFDEAHNIDNVCIEALSVSVRRQTLEGATRNLNRISQEIDRFKATDASRLRAEYNRLVEGLALRGNLPITDNWLSNPALPDDILKEAVPGNIRRAEHFLHVLRRLVQYLRGRLDTENVEKESPVSFVASINSHAGIDQKTLKFCYDRLHSLMLTLEITDTDEFLHIQTICDFATLVGTYGRGFSIIIEPFDERMPHIPDPILQLSCHDASLAIKPVFDRFQSVVITSGTLSPIDLYPRLLNFHPVVSRSFTMSLTRDCICPMVLTRGSDQLPVSTKFDMRSDPGVVRNYGKLLLEMVSVVPDGTVCFFVSYSYMDGIINTWNDSGILKEIMQHKLVFIETQDVVETTLALDNYRKACDCGRGAVFFSVARGKVAEGIDFDRHYGRLVIMFGVPFQYTLGKILLARLEYLRDTFQIKEGDFLTFDALRQAAQCVGRVIRSKADYGMMIFADKRYSRHDKRSKLPSWILSHLRDVNLNLSTDMALHIAKEFLRKMAQPYEKIGGSGRKTLLSEEDLEKMGDGGMDEMLY; via the exons ATGAAGTTCCAAATCGAAGACGTTACAGTCTACTTCCTCTATGACTACATCTACCCCGAGCAATACTCTTACATGATCGAACTAAAACGAGCCTTAGACGCCAAAGGCCATTGCCTTCTCGAAATGCCCACCGGCACCGGCAAAACCATCGCCTTACTCTCTCTCATCACCAGCTACTCCCTCTCCAAACCCGAGACCTCCATCAAGCTCATTTACTGTACTCGCACTGTCCATGAGATGGAAAAAACCCTTGCCGAATTGAAGCTTTTGCACAATTATCAGATTAAACACTTGGGTCCTCAAGCTAGGCTTCTTGCCATTGGGCTTTCTTCGAGGAAGAACTTGTGCGTCAACCCTACCGTTTTAGCGGCCGAGAACCGGGATTCGGTGGATGCTGGGTGTAGGAAATTGACGGCCAGTTGGGTTCGAGCTATGGCTGCGGAGAATCCCAATGTGCCTACATGCCAATTTTTTGAGAATTATGAGAGGGCTGCTTCTGCCGCCGTGTTGCCACCTGGAGTTTATACCCTTCAG GACTTGAGGATGTTTGGGAAGGAGAAAGGGTGGTGTCCGTATTTTTTGGCCAGACATATGGTACAGTTTGCTAATGTGGTCGTTTATAGTTATCAGTATTTACTTGATCCAAAGGTGGCTGGGATCATATCAAAGGAAATGCAGAAGGAGTCTGTTGTGGTGTTTGATGAGGCGCATAATATTGACAATGTGTGTATTGAAGCACTTAGTGTTAGTGTTAGGAGACAGACACTTGAAGGAGCTACAAGGAATCTTAATAGGATAAGTCAAGAGATTGATAG GTTCAAGGCCACTGATGCAAGCCGACTTCGTGCTGAATACAACCGACTTGTAGAGGGTTTGGCATTGAGAGGAAACCTACCTA TCACTGACAACTGGCTTTCAAATCCTGCACTGCCTGATGATATTCTAAAGGAAGCTGTGCCTGGAAATATCCGTCGAGCTGAGCACTTTTTGCATGTCCTACGTAGATTAGTTCAGTATCTAAGGGGCCGACTAGACACCGAGAATGTTGAGAAAGAAAGCCCAGTTAGCTTTGTTGCATCTATCAATAGTCATGCCGGAATTGACCAGAAAACATTGAAGTTCTGTTATGACCGTCTGCATTCACTCATGTTGACTCTAGAAATTACTGACACAGATGAGTTCTTACACATCCAAACAATATGTGATTTTGCAACTCTTGTAGGCACTTATGGTCGTGGATTTTCAATTATTATTGAACCTTTTGATGAAAGAATGCCACATATTCCAGATCCTATCTTGCAG CTTAGCTGTCATGATGCTTCGCTTGCCATAAAGCCTGTGTTTGACCGATTCCAATCCGTTGTCATTACATCTGGCACACTCAGCCCAATTGATCTGTACCCACGCCTTCTTAACTTTCATCCAGTTGTTAGTCGTAGCTTTACAATGTCGTTGACAAGAGACTGCATATGTCCAATGGTTCTCACACGTGGAAG TGATCAGCTTCCTGTTAGTACCAAATTTGATATGCGAAGTGACCCTGGTGTTGTGAGGAATTATGGGAAACTCTTGTTGGAGATGGTCTCTGTTGTCCCTGATGGAACTGTCTGTTTCTTTGTCAGTTATTCATACATGGATGGAATCATTAACACTTGGAATGATAGTGGAATTCTGAAG GAAATAATGCAACATAAGCTTGTCTTCATTGAGACGCAAGATGTTGTAGAAACCACATTGGCTCTAGACAATTATCGCAAGGCTTGTGACTGTGGAAGAGGTGCAGTGTTTTTTTCTGTTGCCAG GGGAAAGGTTGCTGAAGGTATCGATTTTGATCGACATTATGGCAGACTAGTAATAATGTTTGGTGTTCCATTCCAGTATACATTAGGCAA AATATTGCTGGCGAGGTTGGAGTACTTACGAGACACATTCCAGATAAAGGAAGGAGATTTTCTTACTTTTGATGCCTTG AGGCAAGCTGCTCAATGTGTGGGACGAGTTATCCGTTCAAAGGCGGATTATGGGATGATGATATTTGCTGATAAGAG GTATAGCCGACATGACAAGCGCTCAAAATTACCAAGCTGGATACTGTCTCATTTACGAGATGTGAACCTGAATTTGAGCACCGACATGGCTTTACATATAGCAAAAGAG TTCCTAAGAAAAATGGCTCAACCTTATGAGAAGATCGGTGGCAGTGGTAGGAAGACATTACTATCAGAAGAAGATTTGGAGAAGATGGGGGATGGAGGCATGGATGAAATGTTGTATTAA
- the LOC107912430 gene encoding general transcription and DNA repair factor IIH helicase subunit XPD isoform X2, with the protein MKFQIEDVTVYFLYDYIYPEQYSYMIELKRALDAKGHCLLEMPTGTGKTIALLSLITSYSLSKPETSIKLIYCTRTVHEMEKTLAELKLLHNYQIKHLGPQARLLAIGLSSRKNLCVNPTVLAAENRDSVDAGCRKLTASWVRAMAAENPNVPTCQFFENYERAASAAVLPPGVYTLQDLRMFGKEKGWCPYFLARHMVQFANVVVYSYQYLLDPKVAGIISKEMQKESVVVFDEAHNIDNVCIEALSVSVRRQTLEGATRNLNRISQEIDRFKATDASRLRAEYNRLVEGLALRGNLPITDNWLSNPALPDDILKEAVPGNIRRAEHFLHVLRRLVQYLRGRLDTENVEKESPVSFVASINSHAGIDQKTLKFCYDRLHSLMLTLEITDTDEFLHIQTICDFATLVGTYGRGFSIIIEPFDERMPHIPDPILQLSCHDASLAIKPVFDRFQSVVITSGTLSPIDLYPRLLNFHPVVSRSFTMSLTRDCICPMVLTRGSDQLPVSTKFDMRSDPGVVRNYGKLLLEMVSVVPDGTVCFFVSYSYMDGIINTWNDSGILKEIMQHKLVFIETQDVVETTLALDNYRKACDCGRGAVFFSVARGKVAEGIDFDRHYGRLVIMFGVPFQYTLEYCWRGWSTYETHSR; encoded by the exons ATGAAGTTCCAAATCGAAGACGTTACAGTCTACTTCCTCTATGACTACATCTACCCCGAGCAATACTCTTACATGATCGAACTAAAACGAGCCTTAGACGCCAAAGGCCATTGCCTTCTCGAAATGCCCACCGGCACCGGCAAAACCATCGCCTTACTCTCTCTCATCACCAGCTACTCCCTCTCCAAACCCGAGACCTCCATCAAGCTCATTTACTGTACTCGCACTGTCCATGAGATGGAAAAAACCCTTGCCGAATTGAAGCTTTTGCACAATTATCAGATTAAACACTTGGGTCCTCAAGCTAGGCTTCTTGCCATTGGGCTTTCTTCGAGGAAGAACTTGTGCGTCAACCCTACCGTTTTAGCGGCCGAGAACCGGGATTCGGTGGATGCTGGGTGTAGGAAATTGACGGCCAGTTGGGTTCGAGCTATGGCTGCGGAGAATCCCAATGTGCCTACATGCCAATTTTTTGAGAATTATGAGAGGGCTGCTTCTGCCGCCGTGTTGCCACCTGGAGTTTATACCCTTCAG GACTTGAGGATGTTTGGGAAGGAGAAAGGGTGGTGTCCGTATTTTTTGGCCAGACATATGGTACAGTTTGCTAATGTGGTCGTTTATAGTTATCAGTATTTACTTGATCCAAAGGTGGCTGGGATCATATCAAAGGAAATGCAGAAGGAGTCTGTTGTGGTGTTTGATGAGGCGCATAATATTGACAATGTGTGTATTGAAGCACTTAGTGTTAGTGTTAGGAGACAGACACTTGAAGGAGCTACAAGGAATCTTAATAGGATAAGTCAAGAGATTGATAG GTTCAAGGCCACTGATGCAAGCCGACTTCGTGCTGAATACAACCGACTTGTAGAGGGTTTGGCATTGAGAGGAAACCTACCTA TCACTGACAACTGGCTTTCAAATCCTGCACTGCCTGATGATATTCTAAAGGAAGCTGTGCCTGGAAATATCCGTCGAGCTGAGCACTTTTTGCATGTCCTACGTAGATTAGTTCAGTATCTAAGGGGCCGACTAGACACCGAGAATGTTGAGAAAGAAAGCCCAGTTAGCTTTGTTGCATCTATCAATAGTCATGCCGGAATTGACCAGAAAACATTGAAGTTCTGTTATGACCGTCTGCATTCACTCATGTTGACTCTAGAAATTACTGACACAGATGAGTTCTTACACATCCAAACAATATGTGATTTTGCAACTCTTGTAGGCACTTATGGTCGTGGATTTTCAATTATTATTGAACCTTTTGATGAAAGAATGCCACATATTCCAGATCCTATCTTGCAG CTTAGCTGTCATGATGCTTCGCTTGCCATAAAGCCTGTGTTTGACCGATTCCAATCCGTTGTCATTACATCTGGCACACTCAGCCCAATTGATCTGTACCCACGCCTTCTTAACTTTCATCCAGTTGTTAGTCGTAGCTTTACAATGTCGTTGACAAGAGACTGCATATGTCCAATGGTTCTCACACGTGGAAG TGATCAGCTTCCTGTTAGTACCAAATTTGATATGCGAAGTGACCCTGGTGTTGTGAGGAATTATGGGAAACTCTTGTTGGAGATGGTCTCTGTTGTCCCTGATGGAACTGTCTGTTTCTTTGTCAGTTATTCATACATGGATGGAATCATTAACACTTGGAATGATAGTGGAATTCTGAAG GAAATAATGCAACATAAGCTTGTCTTCATTGAGACGCAAGATGTTGTAGAAACCACATTGGCTCTAGACAATTATCGCAAGGCTTGTGACTGTGGAAGAGGTGCAGTGTTTTTTTCTGTTGCCAG GGGAAAGGTTGCTGAAGGTATCGATTTTGATCGACATTATGGCAGACTAGTAATAATGTTTGGTGTTCCATTCCAGTATACATTAG AATATTGCTGGCGAGGTTGGAGTACTTACGAGACACATTCCAGATAA